The bacterium genome segment AGCTCTGAAATGGCACTGCTTGCAAATAGGGGGCAATGGCCTGACTAAGTTCTTCTGGGATAAGCACATTAGGCATCACGAAGAAGAGTATGTAGCTGGCTACGGAAAAAATGGGAATCCCTATCATAGAACGCGCCGGTGGACTACCGCTGATTTTTCAGGTTATGCCGTTGCCGTAGTTGCTGAATCTACCATGCCTCCAGCTCGAAGCCACAGAGACAACAAACGGGGAGGAGGTAACGGAGGTGTTCCTGCCAGAGACCACAAACTCAGCGAATCGGACTGTTGGAATATTCTTGGCCTAAGCGGCAACGTTACCAAAGAAGAGATTAGGAAAGCATACCGAAAAGCGATGAGCGAGTATCACCCGGACAAAGTTGCTTCGCTTGGAAGTGAGTTACGCGAACTCGCCGAAAGGAAAGCAAAGGAGATTAACGAAGCATACAATTTTTTCAGGATACTTTATGACCGGCGGATTCAAACTGTTAGCGAATATCTAGGGAAGGGGTAATTAGGTCTGGTG includes the following:
- a CDS encoding DnaJ domain-containing protein, encoding MELTKCCKTGQVFLRKDDKSAEYRESQMRRNLWPYHPSSRIEGSLCRDGLAIIAGEHQELQNRFQNWAGCSKQDYLRGYRIVNEIELIREEGQHNDPAEVEEALKWHCLQIGGNGLTKFFWDKHIRHHEEEYVAGYGKNGNPYHRTRRWTTADFSGYAVAVVAESTMPPARSHRDNKRGGGNGGVPARDHKLSESDCWNILGLSGNVTKEEIRKAYRKAMSEYHPDKVASLGSELRELAERKAKEINEAYNFFRILYDRRIQTVSEYLGKG